The Aquificaceae bacterium genome contains the following window.
TTATACATCCCAACGTAACCATATTCCTGTCTCCAGAGGGAAGGATAATGAGGTATCTATACGGTGCATTCCTGAGAGACAGGGACATAAGCCTTGCCTTTGTTGATGCTCAGAGGGAGAAACCCTCGGTAAACAACATCGTTGACCTTGCCATACTCGCCTGTTACAGGTATGACCACGCAAGGAGCAGGTATGTGATAGACCCTACTCTTATATTTGCAGGTCTTGGCCTGCTGGGACTCTTTGGAACCTTTTCCCTTGCATACCTTTACAGCAGAAATAGAAAGGAGGTGCACCCATGAAGGAGATTCTTGCCTATCCTGCCAATTACTGGCAGACCATGTACGAGATATGGCTCTTTATAGCGGTGGTGATTTATCTCGTCGTATTCATCCCCGGAGCCTATTTCCTCATCAAGTATCGTTATAGGAAGGGTGTAAATGAAAAAGCTCAGCATGTGCATGAGAGCAAGGCCCTTGAAATACTCTGGACCATAATCCCCACCATAGTGGTCATATACCTGGCAACGCATAGCTTTGCCTTCTACAGGGTTCAGAGAAATGCTCCAGAAGGTGCCATGGAAATTAAGGTTACTGCCTTCATGTGGGGCTGGGAGTTTGATTATCCTAATGGTAAGAAGGTCTTTTCCTTTTTCAACAGCGTGGTAAACCCTGAAACAAACACCTACCTTAAGCCAGAAGAGGTTAACGATATGTTCAAGGCATACATACCCGCAGAAACCCCTGTAAAAGTGCTTCTCACTTCAAGGGACGTGATTCACTCCTTCTATGTTCATCCTGCCAAGGTGACGGAGGATGCTGTACCTGGAAGGATAACCCACATGTGGTTTCAGATAAACAAACCTGGGGAATACTGGGTCTTTTGCAGGGAATACTGCGGAACCCAGCATTCAAAGATGGCAGCTGTGCTCAAGGTTGTTCCTAAGGAAGAGTTTAATAGATGGCTGAACGAAGGTATGCAAACAAGCAATGCTTCAGATAAACAAAACCTTTAAAGGAGGTGCATCACCATGGCTGCAGTGAGCTACAGGCCCTATTTCAGTGCGGGTCTTAAAGAGTGGATATTTACCACGGACCACAAGAAGATAGGTATCATGTACGGGGTAACCAGCCTTGTTTTCTTTCTCATAGCTGGTCTATCTGCCCTTGCCATAAGGATGGAGCTCTATCAACCTGGTCTGCAGTATATGGGGGAGGATACTTACAATCAGGCTCTCACGGTGCATGGAGTTCTCATGCAGTTCTGGTGGGCTGTTGCCATATGGAGCTCTTTTGGTAACTATCTTCTGCCCCTGATGATAGGAGCAAGAGATGTTGCATTCCCAAGGCTCAACGCCCTGAGCTAC
Protein-coding sequences here:
- the coxB gene encoding cytochrome c oxidase subunit II gives rise to the protein MKEILAYPANYWQTMYEIWLFIAVVIYLVVFIPGAYFLIKYRYRKGVNEKAQHVHESKALEILWTIIPTIVVIYLATHSFAFYRVQRNAPEGAMEIKVTAFMWGWEFDYPNGKKVFSFFNSVVNPETNTYLKPEEVNDMFKAYIPAETPVKVLLTSRDVIHSFYVHPAKVTEDAVPGRITHMWFQINKPGEYWVFCREYCGTQHSKMAAVLKVVPKEEFNRWLNEGMQTSNASDKQNL